One Ahaetulla prasina isolate Xishuangbanna chromosome 1, ASM2864084v1, whole genome shotgun sequence DNA window includes the following coding sequences:
- the KALRN gene encoding kalirin isoform X2, protein MKEGKQAAYASTSCRGWFLANCCCCFPRCKDAYSTSSNENGAKSDSVANLQPHTSLNSIQSSPGPKRSTNTLKKWLTSPVRRLNSGKADSNIKKQKKVREGRKSFDLGSPKPGDETTPQGDSADEKSKKGWGEDEPDEESHTPLPPPMKIFDNDPTQDEMTLEGGSYRGSLKDSTGCLNEIVTPSTPPSRNLEEEQKAKAMRGRMFVLNELIQTEKDYVKDLGTVVEGFMKRIEEKGVPEDMKGKDKIVFGNIHQIYDWHKDFFLAELEKCLQEHDRLAQLFIKHERRLHMYVVYCQNKPKSEYIVAECGTYFEEVQQEINQRLTLSDFLIKPIQRITKYQLLLKDFLKYSEKAGLDCLETEKAVELMCLVPKRCNDMMNLGRLQGFEGKLAAQGKLLQQDTFYVTEQDSGGLSRPKERRVFLFEQIVIFSELLRKGSLTPGYLFKRSIKMTYLILEDNVDNDPCKFALMNRETSERFILQSANPEIQQAWVQDISQVLDTQRDFLNALQSPIEYQRKESSSSAVMRPQTSRAPQPITRPYSSGPVGSDKTSKATMRNPSLPPLKISTSNGNTGHEQHQPEDRYEQSKNDLGGCNGTSSMVVIKDYYALKENEICVNQGEVVQVLAINQQNMFLVYQPANDHSPAAEGWIPGNILAPLTKSTTDSSDGSIK, encoded by the exons ATGCCTATTCCACCTCCTCCAACGAAAATGGAGCAAAATCTGATTCTGTGGCTAATTTACAGCCCCACACATCCCTTAATTCCATCCAGAGCTCCCCTGGTCCAAAGCGttcaaccaacaccttgaaaaaATGGCTGACGAGTCCTGTACGTCGACTGAACAGTGGGAAGGCTGACAGCAACATCAAAAAACAGAAGAAAGTAcgtgaaggaaggaagagctttGACCTAGGATCCCCCAAACCTGGAGATGAAACCACACCTCAGGGAGACAGTGCCGATGAG AAGAGCAAGAAAGGTTGGGGCGAAGATGAACCAGATGAAGAATCTCATACACCACTTCCTCCTCCAATGAAGATTTTTGATAATGATCCTACACAAGATGAGATG ACATTGGAAGGGGGCTCCTACCGAGGAAGCTTAAAGGATAGTACTGGATGTTTGAATGAGATTGTGACACCTTCAACCCCGCCTTCAAGAAACCTTGAAGAGGAACAAAAGGCCAAAGCAATGAGAGGCAGGAT GTTTGTTCTAAATGAACTGATACAAACAGAAAAAGACTATGTCAAGGACTTAGGAACAGTGGTGGAG GGATTTatgaaaagaatagaagaaaaaggtGTTCCTGAAGATATGAAAGGAAAAGACAAGATTGTGTTTGGAAACATTCACCAGATCTACGATTGGCACAAAGA CTTTTTTCTTGCTGAACTGGAAAAGTGCCTTCAGGAACATGATCGTTTAGCACAGCTCTTCATCAAACAT GAGAGGCGATTACACATGTACGTGGTGTACTGCCAAAACAAACCAAAATCAGAATATATAGTAGCTGAATGCGGTACATATTTTGAG GAAGTGCAACAAGAAATAAACCAGCGATTAACTCTCAGTGACTTCTTAATTAAGCCCATTCAAAGAATAACCAAGTACCAGTTGCTTCTCAAG GATTTCCTGAAATATAGTGAAAAGGCTGGATTGGATTGCTTGGAGACAGAG AAAGCTGTAGAGTTGATGTGCCTTGTTCCTAAACGCTGCAATGACATGATGAATCTGGGACGACTGCAGGGCTTTGAG GGCAAGCTGGCAGCTCAAGGGAAATTGTTGCAACAGGATACATTCTATGTAACAGAGCAGGACTCTGGAGGGTTGTCTCGGCCAAAAGAACGCAGAGTTTTCCTCTTTGAGCAAATAGTCATCTTTAGTGAACTACTTAGGAAAGGCTCCTTAACACCTGGGTACCTGTTTAAGCGGAGCATAAAG ATGACATATCTAATACTTGAGGACAATGTGGACAATGATCCTTGCAAATTTGCTCTCATGAATCGGGAAACATCAGAACGGTTCATATTGCAGTCTGCCAATCCTGAAATCCAACAAGCTTGGGTACAGGATATCAGTCAAGTACTTGACACACAGAGGGACTTCTTAAATG CATTACAGTCTCCAATAGAGTATCAGCGCAAAGAAAGCAGCAGCTCAGCTGTAATGAGACCCCAGACCAGCCGGGCACCTCAGCCCATCACCAGACCCTATTCCTCAGGACCTGTAGGATCTGATAAAACTTCAAAGGCTACAATGCGCAACCCATCTCTTCCACCTCTGAAGATATCTACCTCCAATGGTAACACAGGGCATGAACAGCACCAGCCTGAGGACAGATATGAACAGAGCAAG AATGACTTGGGTGGGTGCAATGGAACCTCTTCTATGGTGGTCATCAAAGATTACTATGCATTAAAGGAGAATGAAATCTGTGTCAACCAGGGTGAAGTGGTCCAAGTACTTGCCATTAACCAGCAGAACATGTTCCTTGTATACCAGCCTGCCAATGACCACTCACCAGCAGCAGAAGGATGGATCCCAGGGAATATCTTGGCTCCCCTCACTAAATCAACTACAGATAGTAGCGACGGAAGCATAAAGTAA